In Candidatus Cohnella colombiensis, one DNA window encodes the following:
- a CDS encoding putative glycoside hydrolase, with protein MRSDLRRLVAYALKQLILTCSAMSMVLALCACSSGTSKGAPIHQPYNKRNHSSTQQNTKSLYTTKDIDTPNKQKLVSNQKSIPSNNPSNKTLPLNSSSLNLNKPKQPVRGIYVSSYVALSKRMDELIELVDQTELNAMVIDINSGPELFTLPASGDVNAVHFASTKLSKRFQQLIQKLKQHNIYLIARIITFKNPALVNLKPEWALKQKNGDLWRDSSDATWINPYIEQSWVYPQALMVGVANLGFDEVQFDYVRFPENGSKVDKEVSYANKRGWSKSEVISQFLRQSSIKAHHAGIRSSADVFGLVGSSEDDMGIGQKWNELANQVDVLSPMIYPSHYAKGIWSITNPDMMPSKIITEALKDVTNKNEGLSKQQITTANVRPWLQAFTASWLHPHMNYQSAQIREQILAARNAGYNSYLLWNPSSRYPKFTVNS; from the coding sequence ATGCGTTCCGATCTGCGTCGTTTAGTTGCTTATGCATTAAAGCAATTAATATTGACCTGTTCTGCCATGTCGATGGTTTTGGCGCTATGTGCTTGCTCGTCAGGTACATCTAAGGGTGCTCCAATCCATCAACCATATAACAAACGTAACCACTCATCGACTCAACAGAATACGAAGTCACTATACACCACTAAGGACATCGACACACCTAACAAACAAAAGTTGGTTTCAAATCAAAAATCTATTCCATCAAACAACCCATCAAACAAAACTTTACCGTTAAACTCAAGCTCATTGAACTTAAACAAACCGAAACAGCCAGTTCGTGGCATTTATGTTTCTTCCTATGTGGCACTCAGCAAGCGAATGGATGAATTAATTGAATTGGTCGATCAGACCGAACTGAATGCAATGGTCATTGATATCAACAGTGGGCCTGAGCTATTCACACTTCCAGCATCTGGTGATGTGAATGCGGTACATTTTGCTTCAACGAAATTATCAAAACGTTTTCAACAACTGATTCAAAAGCTGAAGCAACACAACATCTACTTAATCGCAAGAATCATCACATTTAAAAACCCAGCATTAGTCAATTTAAAACCAGAATGGGCGCTCAAGCAAAAGAATGGTGATCTATGGAGAGATAGTAGTGATGCCACTTGGATTAATCCATATATAGAGCAATCCTGGGTGTATCCACAAGCCTTGATGGTGGGTGTAGCAAATCTGGGATTTGATGAAGTACAGTTTGATTATGTGCGTTTTCCTGAAAATGGATCGAAAGTCGACAAAGAGGTGTCTTATGCAAACAAACGTGGTTGGTCGAAGAGCGAGGTAATTAGCCAATTTTTACGTCAATCATCGATAAAAGCCCATCATGCAGGTATTCGTTCATCGGCGGATGTTTTCGGTCTAGTTGGTTCCTCGGAAGACGATATGGGAATTGGCCAAAAGTGGAATGAGCTTGCGAATCAAGTGGACGTGCTTTCTCCAATGATTTATCCATCACATTATGCAAAAGGAATCTGGTCAATCACTAATCCCGACATGATGCCATCGAAAATAATAACTGAGGCGTTAAAGGACGTTACAAATAAAAATGAGGGTTTGTCCAAACAGCAGATCACAACTGCGAATGTTAGACCTTGGTTGCAAGCTTTTACTGCAAGCTGGTTGCACCCCCATATGAATTATCAATCTGCACAAATTAGAGAACAAATCTTAGCAGCTCGCAATGCCGGATACAACTCTTATTTACTTTGGAATCCATCTAGCCGTTACCCCAAATTCACTGTGAATTCCTAA
- the pdxT gene encoding pyridoxal 5'-phosphate synthase glutaminase subunit PdxT, whose translation MNIGVLALQGAVAEHIRSIRLAGGQGIEVKRTEQLADIDGLIIPGGESTTIGKLMRKYDFIEAIKQFSEAGKPIFGTCAGLIVLAKQLDSGEEPHLKLMDMTVSRNAFGRQRESFETDLEVKGIDTPIRAVFIRAPLIREVGAQVDILSTYEGEIVTARQGHLLASSYHPELTDDYRLHQYFIEMARERGSS comes from the coding sequence ATGAACATCGGAGTTCTTGCACTTCAAGGCGCAGTGGCAGAGCACATTCGAAGCATACGCTTGGCGGGCGGCCAAGGGATCGAAGTGAAGCGTACCGAGCAGCTAGCAGACATCGACGGGTTAATTATACCGGGTGGTGAAAGCACAACGATCGGCAAGCTGATGCGCAAATATGACTTTATTGAAGCGATTAAACAGTTTTCAGAGGCGGGCAAGCCGATTTTCGGCACTTGTGCAGGATTGATTGTACTTGCTAAGCAACTGGATAGTGGTGAAGAGCCGCATTTGAAGCTTATGGATATGACGGTGTCTAGGAATGCATTCGGACGTCAGCGCGAAAGCTTTGAAACCGATCTTGAAGTGAAAGGGATCGATACTCCGATCCGTGCAGTGTTTATCCGAGCACCACTTATTCGTGAAGTGGGTGCGCAAGTAGATATTCTTTCTACTTATGAAGGAGAGATCGTAACTGCACGTCAAGGCCACTTGCTCGCTTCTTCCTATCACCCGGAGCTGACAGATGATTACCGGTTGCACCAATATTTTATTGAGATGGCTCGGGAGAGGGGTAGTAGTTAA
- a CDS encoding cyclic lactone autoinducer peptide, whose translation MKKKSMSLVASALLAMASAFVLTACLIWLNQPEVPQELLKGKEG comes from the coding sequence TTGAAGAAGAAATCAATGAGCCTTGTTGCTTCTGCATTACTCGCAATGGCATCTGCATTCGTCCTGACAGCTTGTCTGATTTGGTTAAACCAACCAGAAGTACCACAAGAACTGCTCAAAGGTAAAGAGGGTTAA
- a CDS encoding D-alanyl-D-alanine carboxypeptidase, whose protein sequence is MNRPIILFRRSFSLSKRFIASFVAFNMLAVFLLFAGSSTVSAAPAEKMTDGAVQVLANAAILIDAETEQVLYQHDIDTPMAPASMSKMMTEFLVFKAVEEGRLSWDDVVTVQENASLQIGSRIYLAKGDKHTIRELYIAMAVYSANDATVQLAETVAGSEEQFAQLMNETAAELGMTNSHFINSTGLDREYMPEKYRPTSIEGETMMSARDTAHLAYTILKEDPDFLETSKIQSYKFRERDKDPMLNWNWMLESNKNSTSLKKFAYQGVDGMKTGHTDTAGNCFTGTALINGTRLIAVVFGVPGTTYDGQRFLETAKLFDYGFQSFEKKTIIEAKAVVPEHEKFEVKKGVATKFPVLTSMDLTILVPKGKVPTPEVVSVTSIEEKLTAPIAMGQKVGEVTYKYNDPSTLEDKTITVDLIAGEEVEKASWWRLFFRAIKDFFVGLFNGIVNLF, encoded by the coding sequence TTGAATCGTCCAATCATTTTATTCCGTCGCTCGTTTTCTTTGTCGAAACGCTTCATCGCTTCTTTCGTTGCATTTAACATGCTCGCGGTATTTTTACTTTTTGCAGGATCATCTACAGTTTCGGCAGCACCAGCTGAGAAAATGACAGATGGAGCAGTTCAGGTTCTAGCAAACGCCGCCATTCTAATAGATGCAGAAACTGAACAAGTGCTATACCAACATGATATTGATACACCAATGGCGCCAGCAAGTATGTCAAAGATGATGACAGAATTTTTGGTGTTTAAAGCGGTTGAAGAAGGCAGACTATCTTGGGATGATGTCGTAACTGTTCAAGAAAATGCTTCGCTTCAAATTGGTAGCCGGATCTATCTGGCTAAGGGTGACAAGCATACAATTAGAGAATTATACATCGCAATGGCAGTCTATTCAGCGAATGACGCCACTGTGCAATTAGCAGAAACCGTTGCGGGCTCAGAGGAACAATTTGCACAATTGATGAATGAAACAGCTGCAGAGCTAGGGATGACGAATTCCCATTTTATCAACTCAACTGGATTAGATCGTGAATATATGCCGGAGAAATATCGCCCGACTTCTATCGAAGGCGAAACGATGATGTCAGCTAGAGATACGGCGCATCTCGCATATACGATTCTAAAGGAAGATCCTGATTTTTTGGAAACATCAAAGATTCAGTCTTATAAGTTCCGTGAAAGAGATAAGGATCCGATGCTCAATTGGAACTGGATGCTCGAATCCAATAAGAACAGTACTTCATTAAAGAAGTTTGCTTACCAAGGTGTTGACGGGATGAAGACAGGTCATACCGATACGGCAGGCAACTGCTTCACAGGTACTGCGCTTATTAACGGTACACGCCTTATCGCGGTTGTATTCGGGGTACCAGGTACGACCTACGATGGTCAACGGTTTTTAGAGACAGCAAAGCTGTTCGACTATGGCTTCCAAAGCTTCGAGAAGAAGACAATTATTGAAGCTAAGGCTGTTGTGCCTGAGCATGAGAAGTTCGAAGTAAAGAAGGGTGTTGCAACTAAGTTCCCCGTATTAACTTCGATGGATCTGACTATCCTTGTGCCTAAGGGCAAAGTACCGACACCTGAGGTTGTATCTGTTACGAGTATAGAGGAGAAGCTTACTGCTCCCATCGCTATGGGTCAAAAGGTTGGCGAAGTCACCTATAAGTACAATGATCCTTCGACGCTCGAGGATAAGACCATTACGGTCGATCTGATCGCGGGCGAAGAAGTTGAGAAGGCTAGCTGGTGGCGTTTATTCTTCCGCGCTATTAAAGACTTCTTTGTAGGATTGTTTAATGGGATTGTTAATTTGTTCTAA
- the tadA gene encoding tRNA adenosine(34) deaminase TadA, whose product MTEDERWMQEAIHQARLAEQLGEVPIGAIIVKDGIIIGTGYNLRETCHDPTAHAEMIAIKQASEALQSWRLLGCTLYVTLEPCPMCAGAIVQSRVERVVYGASDPKAGCVGTLMDLLQDRRFNHIAPWQSGVLQEQCAALLTNFFRRLRTR is encoded by the coding sequence ATGACAGAAGATGAACGCTGGATGCAAGAAGCGATTCACCAAGCGCGTCTAGCTGAACAACTTGGCGAAGTACCCATAGGTGCAATCATCGTGAAAGATGGCATCATTATCGGAACAGGGTATAACTTGCGGGAAACCTGTCACGACCCTACTGCTCATGCTGAGATGATTGCTATCAAGCAAGCTAGCGAAGCTTTGCAATCTTGGCGTCTTCTAGGCTGCACGCTATACGTCACACTGGAGCCTTGTCCGATGTGTGCCGGTGCGATTGTGCAATCTCGTGTTGAGCGTGTTGTCTACGGTGCTTCAGATCCGAAAGCCGGCTGTGTAGGCACGTTAATGGATCTGCTCCAAGATCGTCGATTTAATCATATTGCGCCTTGGCAATCAGGAGTGCTTCAAGAACAATGCGCTGCTTTGTTGACTAACTTCTTCCGTCGATTGAGAACTCGATAA
- a CDS encoding aspartyl-phosphate phosphatase Spo0E family protein has protein sequence METSHLIYRLQLLQQRLCEMAIDIGNLTDPEIVAVSEEADQLIVQLQRLRIDKSYDRNTIELYPETFLSSSQSTEEVSQQSSALFLKHS, from the coding sequence ATGGAGACTTCGCATTTGATCTATCGACTACAGTTGTTGCAACAACGCCTATGTGAAATGGCTATCGACATCGGAAATCTAACAGATCCAGAAATAGTAGCTGTAAGTGAAGAGGCTGATCAACTGATTGTCCAGCTTCAACGTCTTCGTATAGACAAGTCGTATGATCGTAATACAATTGAGCTGTATCCGGAAACATTTTTATCGAGTTCTCAATCGACGGAAGAAGTTAGTCAACAAAGCAGCGCATTGTTCTTGAAGCACTCCTGA
- a CDS encoding LytTR family DNA-binding domain-containing protein codes for MSWNGYFSLMKDADGDTGLLSVNANEILYFCVVQNRIIAHTLQGEFYTGWASLDLLWRALKVSDPNFYRTDRAYIANLNKVVSIDREWCKLYFKDEQTDKHCYVARSKLAEIENRLHDFNA; via the coding sequence ATGTCTTGGAACGGTTATTTCAGTCTAATGAAAGACGCAGATGGAGATACAGGACTTCTTTCGGTTAACGCCAACGAAATCCTGTATTTCTGCGTCGTTCAAAATCGGATTATAGCTCATACCTTACAAGGAGAATTTTACACAGGCTGGGCTTCTTTAGATCTGCTATGGAGGGCATTGAAAGTTTCCGATCCAAACTTCTATCGTACAGATCGAGCCTATATTGCCAATTTAAATAAGGTCGTCAGTATTGACCGTGAGTGGTGCAAGTTATATTTCAAAGACGAACAGACGGATAAGCATTGTTACGTTGCAAGATCCAAACTCGCTGAAATTGAAAATCGACTCCACGATTTTAACGCTTAA
- a CDS encoding small acid-soluble spore protein P — MSKPKSVAVTRPDATYDTNNRAQTNQPNEPLSGSKKVKNHNHVSHHNPQG; from the coding sequence ATGTCTAAGCCGAAATCTGTGGCCGTTACACGGCCTGATGCAACTTACGATACGAACAATCGAGCACAAACCAATCAACCGAATGAACCACTTTCTGGCTCCAAAAAGGTTAAAAATCATAACCATGTGAGTCATCATAATCCGCAAGGATAG
- the guaB gene encoding IMP dehydrogenase — protein MWQNKFAKEGLTFDDVLLVPRKSSILPRDVDVSTVLSPSVKLNIPLISAGMDTVTESALAIAIAREGGIGIIHKNMSIAQQAEEVDRVKRSESGVITNPFSLTPEHHVYDAEELMGKYRISGVPIVDNVGKLVGILTNRDLRFVHDYSIKISEVMTHDDLVTAPVGTTLQQAEGILQKHKIEKLPLVDESNTLKGLITIKDIEKAIQFPNAAKDSQGRLLVGAAVGVSKDTFERAEALVQSHIDMLVIDSAHGHHIDIVSMVRKLRDKYPDLTIAAGNVATGEATRDLIEAGASIVKVGIGPGSICTTRIIAGIGVPQITAIYDCASVAREYNIPIIADGGIKYSGEVTKAIAAGASCVMLGSLFAGTEESPGESEIYQGRRYKSYRGMGSIGAMKDGSKDRYFQEDDSKLVPEGIEGRVAYKGPLKDTIHQLLGGLRSGMGYCGTESIEQLKNDTQFVRITGAGLRESHPHDVQITKEAPNYSF, from the coding sequence GTGTGGCAAAATAAATTCGCCAAAGAAGGACTAACATTCGACGATGTGCTCCTCGTTCCTCGTAAATCGTCAATTTTACCAAGGGATGTAGATGTGTCGACAGTACTTAGCCCTTCAGTAAAGCTGAACATTCCATTGATCAGTGCGGGGATGGATACGGTCACGGAATCGGCTTTGGCAATCGCAATTGCGCGTGAAGGCGGAATCGGGATCATTCACAAGAATATGTCCATCGCTCAACAGGCTGAGGAAGTCGATCGTGTTAAGCGTTCGGAAAGTGGTGTTATTACGAATCCTTTCTCCCTTACACCTGAACATCATGTTTATGATGCTGAAGAGCTTATGGGCAAATACAGAATTTCGGGAGTGCCTATTGTAGACAATGTTGGCAAATTGGTCGGGATTTTGACGAATCGAGATCTTCGTTTTGTACATGACTATTCGATCAAGATTAGCGAAGTGATGACACACGATGATTTGGTGACTGCTCCAGTGGGCACAACCTTGCAGCAAGCAGAAGGAATTCTGCAAAAACATAAGATCGAAAAGCTGCCACTTGTTGATGAGTCGAACACGTTGAAGGGTCTTATTACGATTAAAGATATCGAAAAAGCCATTCAATTTCCGAACGCGGCAAAAGATAGTCAAGGTCGCCTGCTCGTTGGTGCAGCAGTTGGTGTATCGAAGGATACTTTTGAACGTGCTGAAGCACTCGTTCAATCCCATATCGATATGCTCGTTATTGACTCGGCGCATGGCCATCACATTGACATTGTGAGCATGGTTCGCAAGCTTCGTGACAAATATCCGGATCTTACGATTGCTGCGGGGAATGTGGCGACAGGCGAAGCTACTCGTGATTTGATAGAAGCAGGTGCTTCGATCGTCAAAGTCGGAATCGGACCAGGTTCTATCTGTACGACACGGATCATTGCGGGTATCGGTGTACCCCAAATTACTGCGATTTATGATTGCGCATCAGTAGCGCGTGAATATAACATTCCGATTATTGCAGACGGCGGAATTAAGTACTCTGGTGAAGTAACGAAGGCAATTGCTGCAGGTGCAAGCTGTGTCATGCTCGGAAGCTTGTTCGCTGGCACTGAAGAAAGCCCAGGCGAGTCTGAAATTTACCAAGGTCGTCGTTATAAGTCATACCGTGGTATGGGTTCAATCGGCGCGATGAAGGACGGCAGTAAGGATCGTTACTTCCAAGAGGACGATAGCAAGCTCGTTCCGGAAGGAATTGAAGGTCGTGTAGCTTATAAAGGTCCACTTAAAGATACGATTCATCAGTTGCTTGGCGGATTGCGTTCAGGTATGGGATACTGTGGAACAGAGTCGATCGAGCAGCTTAAGAATGATACGCAGTTCGTTCGAATTACTGGCGCAGGCTTACGCGAAAGTCATCCACACGATGTGCAAATTACGAAAGAAGCACCGAATTATTCATTCTAA
- the pdxS gene encoding pyridoxal 5'-phosphate synthase lyase subunit PdxS, with protein sequence METGTSRVKRGMAEMQKGGVIMDVMSAEQAKIAEAAGATAVMALERVPSDIRAAGGVARMANPELVEQVMKVVSIPVMAKARIGHYVEAKVLESLGVDYIDESEVLTPADEVYHISKELFTVPFVCGAKDLGEALRRIQEGASMLRTKGEPGTGNIVEAVRHMRLITGQIRKVQNLSKDELYHEAKTLGVAYDLLLNVHESGRLPVVNFAAGGVATPSDAALMMHLGADGVFVGSGIFKSESPEKFARAIVEATTHYEDYALIARVSKDLGAPMKGIDISSLHASERMQDRGL encoded by the coding sequence ATGGAAACGGGAACTTCGAGAGTTAAACGTGGTATGGCCGAAATGCAAAAGGGTGGCGTAATCATGGACGTCATGAGCGCTGAGCAAGCTAAAATCGCTGAAGCGGCAGGAGCAACTGCTGTTATGGCACTAGAGAGAGTACCATCCGATATTCGGGCAGCAGGCGGAGTGGCTCGTATGGCCAATCCTGAGCTTGTTGAGCAAGTAATGAAGGTTGTATCGATTCCTGTAATGGCGAAAGCACGTATTGGTCATTATGTGGAGGCGAAAGTATTAGAATCGCTCGGCGTAGATTACATCGATGAGAGCGAAGTGCTTACACCAGCTGATGAAGTCTACCATATCAGCAAAGAGCTGTTCACTGTTCCATTCGTTTGTGGAGCGAAAGATCTTGGCGAAGCATTGCGTCGTATTCAAGAAGGTGCTTCGATGTTGCGTACGAAAGGTGAGCCAGGTACGGGCAACATCGTTGAAGCAGTTCGTCATATGAGGCTGATCACCGGTCAAATTCGCAAAGTACAAAACTTGTCTAAGGATGAGCTGTACCATGAAGCGAAAACATTAGGCGTAGCTTATGATCTATTATTGAATGTACATGAATCTGGTCGACTTCCTGTAGTTAACTTTGCAGCAGGTGGCGTCGCAACACCATCAGATGCGGCATTGATGATGCATTTAGGTGCGGACGGCGTATTCGTCGGATCAGGAATCTTCAAGTCCGAGAGCCCTGAGAAATTCGCTCGTGCTATCGTAGAAGCGACAACGCATTATGAAGATTACGCATTGATTGCTCGCGTATCTAAAGACCTTGGCGCACCAATGAAGGGAATCGACATCTCTTCCTTGCACGCTTCGGAACGGATGCAAGATCGCGGTCTATAA
- the serS gene encoding serine--tRNA ligase, which translates to MLDVKILRNDYDKVARALTNRGASLELIAGFPALDTARREKLTESDQLKNRRNVVSQEVAKLKKSGGNADELIAEMRDVNDKIKQLDEEVRDIDAELDALVLAIPNIPHESVPVGASEEDNVVTRKHGTPREFEFDPKAHWDLGADLGILDFEAAAKVTGSRFVFYKGLGARLERALLNFMMDLHADQHGYEEILPPYIVNRDSLVGTGQLPKFEEDLFKLEGTEYFLIPTAEVPVTNLHREEIVTVESLPKQYVAFSACFRSEAGASGRDTRGLIRQHQFNKVELVQLVAPDRSYEVLEQLTGHAERVLQLLELPYRVLTLCTGDMGFGSAKTYDLEVWLPSAATYREISSCTNFEDFQARRAAIRFRPEAGAKPDFVHTLNGSGLALGRTVSAILENYQQVDGSIKIPEILRPYMGGIDAIRPH; encoded by the coding sequence ATGTTAGACGTAAAAATTCTCCGTAATGATTATGATAAAGTCGCTCGAGCGCTCACGAATCGTGGTGCATCGTTGGAACTGATTGCGGGCTTTCCAGCACTCGATACAGCTCGACGTGAGAAGTTAACGGAAAGCGATCAGCTAAAAAATCGACGCAATGTCGTTTCGCAAGAAGTTGCGAAACTGAAGAAGAGTGGCGGCAACGCCGATGAGCTTATTGCTGAAATGCGCGACGTTAATGATAAGATTAAACAGCTTGACGAAGAAGTTAGAGACATTGATGCTGAATTGGATGCATTAGTGCTCGCCATTCCGAATATCCCGCATGAGAGTGTGCCAGTGGGTGCATCGGAAGAGGATAACGTTGTAACTCGTAAACATGGCACACCTCGAGAATTCGAATTTGATCCGAAAGCGCATTGGGACTTGGGTGCTGATCTGGGTATTCTTGATTTCGAAGCAGCAGCTAAAGTTACAGGCTCGCGGTTTGTGTTCTATAAGGGGCTAGGTGCTCGTCTAGAGCGCGCACTACTTAACTTCATGATGGATCTGCATGCGGATCAGCATGGGTATGAAGAAATATTGCCACCTTATATTGTGAACCGAGATAGCCTGGTGGGTACAGGTCAATTGCCGAAGTTTGAAGAGGATCTGTTCAAGCTTGAAGGAACAGAGTATTTCCTAATTCCTACTGCAGAAGTACCTGTAACCAACTTGCACCGTGAAGAAATTGTAACCGTGGAATCTCTACCTAAGCAATATGTTGCTTTCAGTGCATGCTTCCGTTCTGAGGCAGGCGCATCGGGACGTGATACACGCGGACTTATTCGTCAGCATCAATTCAATAAAGTAGAGCTTGTTCAGCTTGTAGCACCTGATCGGTCTTATGAAGTGTTAGAACAGCTTACTGGCCACGCAGAACGCGTGTTACAGCTATTAGAGCTTCCATACCGCGTATTGACGTTGTGCACAGGGGATATGGGCTTTGGCTCTGCGAAGACGTACGACCTAGAGGTATGGCTTCCTAGCGCAGCGACTTATCGTGAAATTTCATCTTGTACGAATTTTGAGGACTTTCAAGCGCGTCGGGCAGCGATTCGATTTCGTCCAGAAGCTGGAGCAAAGCCAGATTTTGTGCATACTCTGAATGGTTCCGGACTAGCACTTGGGCGTACTGTTTCAGCTATTTTGGAAAATTACCAACAAGTGGATGGCTCGATTAAAATTCCAGAAATTTTACGTCCATATATGGGTGGAATTGATGCAATTCGTCCTCATTAG
- a CDS encoding YitT family protein, with product MTDHKIAIQPRPPTSPIHHHKLTVVEISRKVILIVLGAILVGVALEIFLVPNTIIDGGITGISIMSSYITTIPIGVFLLVLNLPFLIIGYRTIGKTFALSTLLGVATLSVTTSLLHDVNAFTDQTLLAAVFGGIFLGAGTGVVIRAGGSLDGTEIIAILVNRKSPFSVGETVMFINLFILGSAGFVYSWDRAMFSLIAYYIAFKVIDITIEGFDESKSCWIISDNHKGIGDAILARLGRGVTFLNGEGAYTGDQKKVIFCVINRLEEAKLKSIVTELDPHAFLAIGNIHDVKGGRFKKKDIH from the coding sequence ATGACAGATCACAAAATCGCGATTCAGCCACGACCACCAACATCACCAATCCACCATCACAAGCTTACTGTTGTGGAAATATCAAGAAAGGTCATCTTGATCGTTCTAGGTGCAATACTTGTTGGTGTAGCACTTGAAATTTTCCTCGTCCCTAATACCATCATTGATGGAGGTATTACAGGGATCTCCATTATGTCCTCTTATATAACCACAATACCAATTGGGGTATTCTTGTTAGTTCTTAACCTTCCATTTCTTATTATCGGATATCGAACAATCGGTAAAACCTTTGCGCTATCGACGTTATTGGGTGTTGCTACACTTTCTGTAACGACATCTTTGTTGCATGACGTAAATGCGTTTACAGATCAAACCTTACTTGCGGCCGTCTTTGGCGGAATCTTTTTAGGAGCAGGAACAGGGGTTGTGATCCGTGCTGGAGGTTCGCTTGATGGAACGGAGATTATTGCTATTCTCGTCAACCGAAAGTCACCATTCTCCGTAGGGGAAACAGTCATGTTCATTAACCTCTTTATTCTTGGTAGTGCAGGCTTCGTTTACTCTTGGGATCGGGCGATGTTCTCACTCATTGCTTACTATATTGCTTTTAAAGTCATTGATATTACGATTGAGGGCTTTGATGAGTCGAAGTCGTGCTGGATTATTAGTGATAATCATAAAGGAATTGGCGATGCGATTTTGGCACGACTAGGTAGAGGAGTTACGTTTCTCAATGGCGAAGGCGCATATACAGGTGATCAGAAAAAGGTCATCTTTTGTGTCATAAACCGGCTTGAAGAGGCGAAGCTAAAGTCGATCGTAACTGAGCTGGATCCTCATGCCTTCCTAGCGATAGGCAACATCCATGACGTCAAGGGCGGGCGTTTTAAGAAGAAAGATATTCATTAA
- a CDS encoding LacI family DNA-binding transcriptional regulator, with amino-acid sequence MATNIRDVAKAAGVSVATVSKVLNGYTTVNQQTKERVLKVVKEKQFRPNAAARSLVGRRSMMIGVFLTTGLAHPFFTPILAGMEQSLKAKGYDLIYLAQFTWEKEYSFVRHCQSRNVEGVVVFGFQHSDMNFTELSEAGIPTLFIDLDVDAPRTGAISSNNTEAVQHAVQYLKEINHEQIAFLSGYEDTYVSRCRLAGYEAGMRLAGLAIPIDYVVASDFTKQGGYTAMRELLAHPSRPTAVICSSDMGAIGAITAIREAGLAVPEDISVIGFDDIELASHVHPPLTTIRQNTDEMGRKAVELLDQLINNIETASVQAIIPTELVIRASSAQRG; translated from the coding sequence ATGGCAACGAATATTCGCGATGTCGCTAAGGCTGCTGGTGTTTCAGTTGCCACTGTGTCGAAGGTATTGAACGGATATACGACGGTTAATCAGCAGACAAAGGAAAGAGTACTGAAGGTTGTAAAGGAAAAGCAATTCCGACCTAATGCTGCTGCCCGCTCCTTAGTGGGTCGACGTTCGATGATGATCGGCGTATTCCTAACTACAGGCTTAGCACACCCCTTCTTCACACCGATTCTAGCGGGGATGGAGCAGTCTCTGAAAGCTAAGGGCTATGATTTGATCTATCTAGCGCAATTCACATGGGAGAAGGAATATAGCTTCGTACGACATTGTCAGAGTCGAAACGTCGAAGGCGTTGTCGTGTTTGGCTTTCAGCATAGTGATATGAACTTTACTGAGCTGTCTGAAGCGGGAATTCCAACGCTGTTTATTGATCTCGATGTGGATGCACCACGAACAGGGGCTATTAGCTCTAATAATACAGAAGCGGTCCAACATGCTGTTCAATATTTAAAGGAAATTAATCATGAGCAGATTGCTTTCTTATCCGGATACGAGGACACCTATGTAAGTCGGTGTCGACTAGCAGGATACGAAGCCGGTATGCGACTGGCTGGACTAGCGATCCCAATAGACTATGTGGTTGCAAGTGACTTCACCAAGCAAGGCGGATACACTGCAATGCGTGAGCTTCTAGCGCATCCTTCTCGACCTACTGCAGTTATTTGCAGCTCGGATATGGGCGCAATTGGTGCAATTACAGCTATTCGTGAAGCAGGGTTGGCTGTACCTGAGGACATCTCGGTCATTGGTTTCGATGATATTGAGCTAGCTAGTCATGTTCATCCACCGCTTACAACGATTCGCCAAAACACGGATGAGATGGGGCGGAAAGCAGTGGAGCTACTAGACCAATTAATTAACAATATAGAGACAGCTTCGGTCCAAGCAATTATCCCGACAGAGCTAGTGATACGTGCTTCTAGCGCGCAGAGAGGTTAA